A window of the Labrus mixtus chromosome 8, fLabMix1.1, whole genome shotgun sequence genome harbors these coding sequences:
- the LOC132978933 gene encoding homeobox protein Mohawk-like gives MNKVAAMKSGTLLHLKDGRGAEERNRLSCVDLPQSSLTDGERTDLLRCNNTSENSSTINYRRYGSRLGGVKVRHKRQVLQDMARPLKHWLYKHRDNPYPTKTEKVLLALGSHMTLVQVSNWFANARRRLKNTVRQPDLSWALRIKLYNKYIQGNAERLSVCSDETHSDDEDCPLEAPIRQSDFGRSSSHKSALQKQGSVLAMADSANSYNSVSPPSKYKSSLLNRYLNDSLRHMMAVKSDGVTSTRRGRSHSESFSSNECDRDVVSPASSYETEANFVYHMDTMDYSSTKCDSVQQQERVQQKRVDQDWREIHAAVALTNLARGQSCTADQGCVTIPGPDQNFTRKPFSFTRTTIIDTMCVTGPTTALRQSCTVGPALTSRIIQKSSHISEVQTVNVALPNTV, from the exons atgaacaaagttGCTGCCATGAAGTCTGGTACTCTGCTACATTTAAAGGACGGCAGGGGAGCTGAGGAGAGGAACAGACTGAGTTGTGTAGATTTACCTCAGAGCAGTttgacagacggagagagaacaGATCTGCTGCGATGCAACAACACCTCTGAAAACAGCTCCACGATCAATTACAGAAGATATGG GTCTCGCCTGGGTGGGGTTAAAGTCCGCCACAAGAGGCAGGTGCTGCAGGACATGGCCCGACCCCTGAAACATTGGCTGTACAAACACCGGGACAACCCCTACCCCACCAAGACGGAGAAGGTGCTGCTAGCTCTGGGCTCACATATGACACTAGTGCAG GTGTCAAACTGGTTTGCAAATGCACGGCGGAGGCTGAAGAACACAGTGAGACAGCCAGACCTGAGCTGGGCACTCAGGATCAAActttacaataaatacatcCAAGGAAATGCTGAGAGACTGAGCGTGTGCAGTGATGAAACTCACTCAGATG ATGAAGATTGTCCCTTAGAAGCTCCCATCAGACAATCAGACTTTGGCAGATCATCATCCCACAAGAGTGCACTCCAGAAACAGGGCAGCGTCCTGGCCATGGCGGACTCCGCCAACAGTTACAACAGCGTCTCACCACCATCCAAGTACAAGAGCAGTTTACTGAACCGATACCTGAACGACAGCCTGCGACACATGATGGCAGTGAAGTCTGATGGCGTCACCTCAACCCGCAGGGGGAGGAGCCACTCAGAGTCTTTCAGCTCCAACGAATGTGACCGAGATGTCGTTTCCCCGGCATCATCATACGAAACAGAGGCCAACTTTGTCTACCACATGG ACACAATGGACTATTCTTCAACTAAATGTGACAG TGTTCAGCAGCAGGAGCGAGTCCAGCAGAAACGGGTCGATCAGGACTGGAGGGAGATCCATGCCGCTGTCGCTCTGACCAACTTGGCCCGGGGCCAGAGCTGCACAGCAGACCAGGGCTGCGTAACCATTCCAGGCCCAGACCAAAACTTCACCAGAAAGCCTTTCTCATTTACAAGGACGACTATCATAGACACCATGTGTGTCACTGGACCCACAACTGCTCTGAGGCAGAGCTGCACCGTGGGGCCTGCTCTCACCAGCCGAATCATCCAGAAGTCCTCTCACATCTCGGAGGTTCAGACTGTTAACGTGGCCCTGCCTAACACTGTGTAG